A genomic window from Vigna radiata var. radiata cultivar VC1973A chromosome 2, Vradiata_ver6, whole genome shotgun sequence includes:
- the LOC106756403 gene encoding ABC transporter G family member 15-like translates to MEIEAAAAAATDRNKAFNWGAAATDQTQRDLPYTGFDRGSFLAWQDLRVVLPNFGKGPTKRLLNGLNGYAEPGRIMAIMGPSGSGKSTLLDALAGRLSKNVVMTGNVLLNGKKKSLGYGGVAYVTQEDVLLGTLTVKETVSYSAHLRLPTSMSKEEVNSLVDGTIIEMGLQDCADRLIGNWHLRGISGGEKKRLSIALEILTMPRLLFLDEPTSGLDSASAFFVVQTLRNVARDGRTVISSIHQPSSEVFTLFDDLFLLSGGETVYFGEAKSAIEFFAEAGFPCPRKRNPSDHFLRCINSDFDIVTATLKGSQRIHDVPNSADPFMNLATAEIKSMLVEKYRRSAYARRAKTRIQELSTDEGLQPQTQNGSQASWWKQLSTLTKRSFVNMCRDVGYYWLRIIIYIIVSICVGTVYFDIGYSYTSILARGACGAFISGFMTFMSIGGFPSFIEEMKVFYRERLNGYYGVAAYILANFLSSFPFLVAIALTSSTITYNMVKFRPGISHFVFFTFNIYSCISVIESLMMVVASLVPNFLMGIITGAGIIGIMMMTSGFFRLLSDLPKPVWRYPISYISYGSWAIQGAYKNDLLGLEFEPLIPGDNKLTGEYVITHMLGIELNHSKWWDLAALFVILLAYRLLFFTVLKFKERASPLFQTLYAKRTIQQLEKRPSFRKMPSFPSQRHQPLHSLSSQDGLDSPLN, encoded by the exons ATGGAGATTGaggcagcagcagcagcagccaCCGATCGGAACAAAGCCTTCAACTGGGGTGCTGCTGCTACTGATCAAACTCAGAGGGATCTTCCATACACAGGCTTTGACAGAGGAAGCTTTTTGGCTTGGCAAGATCTCAGAGTTGTGCTTCCAAACTTTGGAAAAGGACCCACCAAACGATTGCTCAATGGTCTCAATGGCTATGCTGAGCCTGGCAGAATCATGGCCATCATGGGTCCTTCTGGTTCTGGAAAATCTACTCTTCTTGATGCACTTGCAG GTAGACTCTCAAAAAATGTGGTTATGACAGGAAATGTTCTTCTAAATGGGAAGAAAAAAAGCCTAGGTTACGGCGGTGTT GCGTACGTAACTCAAGAGGATGTGCTTCTGGGAACTCTTACTGTGAAGGAAACTGTATCCTACTCGGCCCATCTACGTCTTCCAACATCAATGAGCAAAGAAGAAGTTAACAGCTTGGTGGATGGAACAATCATAGAAATGGGTCTCCAAGATTGTGCTGATAGGTTGATTGGTAACTGGCACTTGAGAGGTATAAGTGGAGGGGAGAAGAAGAGGCTTAGCATTGCACTTGAGATCCTTACAATGCCTCGTTTACTGTTCCTTGATGAACCCACCAGTGGCCTTGACAGTGCCTCTGCATTTTTTGTCGTTCAAACTCTCAGAAATGTTGCTCGTGATGGAAGAACTGTTATCTCTTCCATTCACCAGCCCAGCAGTGAAGTCTTTACACTCTTTGATGACCTTTTCTTGCTATCTGGCGGTGAAACAGTATATTTTGGAGAAGCAAAATCTGCAATTGAG TTTTTTGCTGAAGCTGGTTTCCCTTGTCCACGCAAAAGAAATCCTTCTGATCACTTCCTACGGTGCATCAATTCTGATTTCGACATTGTTACAGCTACGTTGAAGGGATCTCAGAGAATTCAT GATGTTCCAAACTCAGCAGATCCTTTCATGAATTTGGCTACAGCAGAGATTAAGTCAATGCTAGTTGAGAAATATAGGCGTTCGGCATATGCCAGAAGGGCAAAGACCAGAATTCAAGAACTATCTACAGAC GAAGGGCTTCAACCTCAGACACAAAATGGAAGTCAAGCTAGTTGGTGGAAGCAACTCTCAACTTTGACAAAGAGATCATTTGTGAACATGTGCAGAGATGTGGGGTACTACTGGTTGAGGATCATAATTTACATCATTGTGTCCATATGTGTGGGAACAGTTTATTTTGACATTGGCTACAGCTACACTTCCATTCTGGCCCGAGGTGCCTGTGGTGCATTCATATCAGGATTTATGACATTCATGTCAATCGGGGGCTTTCCATCATTCATTGAAGAAATGAAG GTATTTTATCGAGAAAGGCTCAATGGATACTATGGAGTTGCAGCATATATTTTAGccaatttcctttcttctttcccaTTCTTGGTTGCTATTGCTCTTACTTCTAGCACCATCACCTATAACATGGTGAAATTCAGGCCAGGGATAAGTCACTTTGTGTTCTTCACCTTCAACATCTACAGCTGCATCTCCGTAATAGAGAGCCTCATGATGGTTGTGGCTTCACTTGTTCCAAATTTCCTCATGGGAATAATTACAGGAGCTGGAATAATA GGAATCATGATGATGACCTCAGGATTCTTCAGGTTGCTGTCTGATCTTCCAAAACCAGTTTGGCGCTACCCAATTTCATATATCAGTTATGGTTCATGGGCAATTCAG GGTGCATACAAGAATGACTTGCTTGGGCTTGAGTTTGAGCCTCTGATACCTGGTGACAATAAACTGACTGGAGAATACGTGATCACACACATGTTAGGCATTGAATTAAACCATTCAAAGTGGTGGGATTTGGCAGCTCTATTTGTGATTCTGTTGGCTTACAGACTTCTGTTCTTCACTGTTCTGAAATTCAAGGAGAGAGCATCACCACTGTTTCAGACACTTTACGCCAAGAGAACAATCCAACAGCTTGAAAAGAGACCCTCTTTCAGGAAGATGCCATCTTTCCCTTCTCAGAGGCATCAACCCCTCCATTCACTTTCTTCTCAAGATGGTCTTGATTCTCCACTCAACTAA
- the LOC106777069 gene encoding uncharacterized protein LOC106777069, whose translation MVVPLLSVFILLAFIPNGLLAVPSTVPAFLWSSHYELASETGLKESVNYQVISPYDLAKSVISEAGWSNFLCKGKNFDKPLDLALLFVGRELQSSDLSMNKHADSALLDLLKNSFARSNTSVAFPYVSASEDLLLENTLVSGLSEACGDGTGIANVAFHGSCSVGGTNHEETTALHSIQDYLTKRMEDSHRGKTDLVVFCNGGSQALKNVDRAQSEGEVLSKVINSVEESGAKYAVLYVSDPSRSIRYPSYRELQRFLEESAESTNSTACDKVCQLKSSLLEGIFVGIVLLIILISGLCCMMGIDTPTRFETPQE comes from the exons ATGGTGGTGCCGCTGCTTAGTGTTTTCATTCTTCTTGCTTTTATTCCAAATGGATTGTTAGCAGTTCCTTCAACCGTTCCTGCATTCCTTTGGTCATCACATTATGAACT GGCCTCTGAAACTGGATTGAAGGAATCTGTAAATTACCAAGTCATTTCTCCTTATGATCTGGCAAAGTCTGTTATATCTGAAGCTGGCTGGTCAAATTTTCTG tgcAAAGGAAAGAATTTTGACAAGCCTCTGGATCTGGCACTTTTATTCGTCGGTAGAGAG CTACAATCTTCAGATTTAAGCATGAACAAACATGCAGACTCAGCCCTTTTAGACCTGCTCAAG AACTCTTTTGCCAGATCCAACACTTCTGTGGCGTTTCCCTATGTTTCTGCATCAGAGGATTTGCTTTTGGAGAACACTTTGGTTTCAGGACTTTCTGAAGCCTGTGGAGATGGTACGGGAATTGCCAATGTTGCTTTTCATGGATCTTGCTCCGTGGGTGGTACAAATCATGAAGAAACCACAGCTTTGCACTCAATACAA GACTATTTAACAAAGAGAATGGAAGATAGTCACAGGGGCAAAACAGATTTGGTTGTGTTCTGTAATGGGGGCTCTCAAGCTCTTAAAAATGTTGACAGGGCACAATCTGAAG GGGAAGTTTTATCCAAGGTTATCAATTCCGTGGAGGAATCTGGTGCAAAATATGCTGTTCTTTATGTGTCAGATCCCTCCAGGTCAATCCGCTATCCTTCTTACAGAGAACTGCAAAGATTTCTAGAAGAAAGTGCTGAATCAACCAATTCCACAGCTTGTGATAAGGTCTGCCAGCTTAAATCATCTCTTTTGGAAGGAATTTTTGTG GGTATAGTTTTGCTAATAATTCTGATATCGGGCCTTTGCTGCATGATGGGAATCGACACCCCAACAAGATTTGAGACGCCACAAGAGTAA
- the LOC106775897 gene encoding biotin synthase, mitochondrial produces the protein MFLVRPIFRGPSLWALHSSHACFSASAAAVQAERTIKDGPRNDWSRDEVKSIYDSPILDLLFHGAQVHRHAHNFREVQQCTLLSIKTGGCSEDCSYCPQSSKYNTGIKGQRLMNKEAVLESAKRAKEAGSTRFCMGAAWRDTLGRKTNFNQILEYVKDIREMGMEVCCTLGMLEKQQALELKKAGLTAYNHNLDTSREYYPNIITTRTYDERLKTLEFVRDAGINVCSGGIIGLGEAEEDRVGLLHTLSTLPTHPESVPINALVAVKGTPLENQKPVEIWEMIRMIATARIIMPKSMVRLSAGRVRFSMPEQALCFLAGANSIFTGEKLLTTPNNDFDADQLMFKVLGLLPKAPSFHEGETSETEDYKEAASSS, from the exons atgtttttggtGAGACCCATTTTCCGAGGACCCTCCCTCTGGGCGTTGCACTCTTCACATGCTTGTTTCTCTGCCTCAGCGGCTGCAGTTCAAGCTGAGAGAACCATCAAAGATGGGCCAAGAAACGATTGGAGCCGAGACGAAGTCAAATCCATCTACGACTCTCCCATTCTCGATCTTCTCTTCCATGGG GCTCAAGTTCACAGACATGCGCATAACTTCAGGGAAGTGCAGCAATGTACTCTTCTGTCTATCAAAACAGGAGGGTGCAGTGAAGATTGTTCTTATTGTCCTCAATCATCTAAGTATAATACCGGAATCAAAGGCCAACGCCTTATGAACAAGGAAGCTGTTCTAGAGTCTGCAAAGCGG GCAAAAGAGGCTGGGAGCACTCGCTTTTGTATGGGTGCTGCGTGGAGAGATACACTGGGAAGAAAGACCAACTTCAACCAGATCCTTGAATATGTGAAAGACATTAG GGAAATGGGGATGGAGGTTTGTTGTACCCTTGGCATGCTGGAGAAACAGCAGGCTCTTGAACTCAAGAAGGCAGGTCTCACTGCCTATAATCACAATCTTGACACCTCAAGAGAATATTATCCAAACATCATCACAACAAGGACTTATGATGAACGCCTAAAAACACTTGAGTTTGTTCGTGATGCAGGGATCAATGTCTGTTCTG GAGGAATTATAGGACTTGGAGAGGCAGAGGAGGACCGTGTAGGTTTGTTACATACATTGTCAACACTTCCCACCCATCCTGAGAGTGTTCCTATTAATGCACTTGTTGCTGTGAAGGGAACCCCACTTGAGAATCAAAAG CCTGTTGAAATATGGGAGATGATTCGCATGATAGCCACAGCACGTATAATAATGCCAAAATCAATGGTCAGGCTATCTGCTGGCAGAGTCCGGTTCTCCATGCCTGAACAGGCATTGTGTTTTCTTGCTGGTGCAAATTCCATATTCACTGGTGAAAAGCTTCTCACTACACCTAACAATGACTTTGATGCTGATCAACTCATGTTCAAAGTTCTTGGACTTCTCCCAAAAGCTCCAAGCTTTCATGAAGGTGAAACTAGTGAGACAGAAGATTATAAGGAAGCAGCTTCTTCTAGTTGA